A genomic stretch from Pararhizobium sp. IMCC21322 includes:
- a CDS encoding carbohydrate ABC transporter permease, which yields MNESSRPYYWAFISLCGVVIALYVLFPIFWLFLASFKTPDQLAQLPIAFWPQEPTLQAYRDLFDSGSQSSQLLNWPTLISNSFTVAVTSTIIVVILGTFAGYAFARLKFPGRDLILGGLLVSRMFQGAALLLPTYRLMNTLGLQDSLLGLILLYSAFGLPFATWIIASSLREIPVELEESAMMDGASRLQAMFLVVLPLATPALITAAMWHFVGAWSEFAFASILLESSANKTVTIGLASFVELFTLEFQKVGAAATLVAMPIMVVFFFGQRYFTRGLLAGAVKG from the coding sequence ATGAACGAATCCTCGCGCCCGTATTACTGGGCTTTCATCAGTCTGTGCGGTGTCGTTATCGCCTTATATGTTCTGTTTCCGATTTTCTGGCTGTTTTTGGCGTCATTCAAGACGCCCGACCAGCTGGCACAGTTGCCGATTGCGTTCTGGCCCCAAGAGCCGACCTTACAAGCTTATCGTGACCTGTTCGACAGCGGATCTCAATCGAGCCAATTGCTGAATTGGCCGACGCTGATTTCGAACAGCTTCACCGTTGCAGTGACGTCGACCATTATCGTCGTCATTCTTGGAACATTCGCCGGATATGCCTTTGCGCGGCTGAAGTTTCCAGGACGCGACCTGATACTGGGTGGTCTTCTGGTGTCCCGGATGTTCCAGGGAGCGGCCTTGCTGCTGCCGACCTATCGGCTGATGAACACCCTGGGCTTGCAGGACAGCCTGCTTGGTCTGATCTTGCTTTACTCCGCTTTTGGTCTGCCCTTTGCGACCTGGATTATCGCCTCAAGCCTGCGTGAAATTCCCGTGGAGCTGGAGGAATCCGCCATGATGGATGGCGCCAGCCGCTTGCAGGCAATGTTCTTGGTGGTGCTTCCGCTGGCAACGCCCGCGCTGATTACTGCGGCGATGTGGCATTTTGTCGGAGCGTGGTCTGAGTTTGCTTTTGCCTCGATCCTGCTGGAATCAAGCGCAAACAAGACCGTGACAATCGGGCTGGCAAGTTTCGTTGAATTGTTCACGCTGGAATTCCAGAAGGTGGGTGCTGCCGCTACGCTTGTGGCAATGCCGATCATGGTCGTGTTCTTCTTTGGCCAACGCTATTTCACACGCGGTCTTCTGGCTGGGGCGGTGAAGGGATGA
- a CDS encoding carbohydrate ABC transporter permease — MNSSSDRWLAYFMILPVVAAVLAFVIGPTWDVATLSLTQVVMGQERGFGTLGNFRALAADPMFGLVLKNTAIWILGGTVLCVLTGLAVGAFLAIDSKMTTGLRALILLPWVLPDVVTAMAWKWMLHGQVGVIGSTMQSVGLTEQQISFLGDPDLVMWTLVVVLIWRKMPLVALILCAAIRAVPNEQIEASRMDGANAFERFRFVVMPNIAFSLTAVTVISMIWITAEFALPWIMTGGGPANASQIMSTYIYQQSFEFFSWGVASAMSVVNLVMLMVIVALYLYVNRRSWASGAAS, encoded by the coding sequence ATGAACAGCTCAAGTGACCGCTGGCTCGCCTATTTCATGATCTTGCCGGTGGTTGCCGCCGTTCTGGCGTTTGTCATTGGGCCAACCTGGGATGTTGCCACACTGAGCCTGACGCAGGTCGTCATGGGGCAGGAGCGGGGGTTCGGCACGCTGGGTAATTTTCGTGCCCTGGCTGCTGATCCAATGTTCGGGTTGGTGCTGAAGAACACGGCTATCTGGATACTTGGTGGCACTGTCTTATGTGTGCTGACGGGACTTGCAGTGGGAGCCTTTCTGGCCATTGACAGCAAGATGACCACCGGGCTTCGGGCGCTGATACTGTTGCCCTGGGTGTTGCCGGATGTTGTGACTGCCATGGCGTGGAAGTGGATGCTGCACGGTCAGGTTGGTGTGATCGGCAGTACTATGCAATCGGTCGGGCTGACCGAACAGCAGATATCATTTCTTGGTGACCCGGATCTGGTGATGTGGACATTGGTGGTGGTGCTGATTTGGCGCAAGATGCCTCTGGTGGCCCTGATCCTGTGTGCAGCAATCCGGGCGGTTCCCAATGAACAGATCGAGGCGTCACGTATGGATGGCGCCAACGCCTTTGAACGTTTCCGGTTTGTGGTGATGCCGAACATTGCGTTTTCGCTGACGGCTGTGACGGTCATTTCAATGATCTGGATCACTGCCGAATTCGCTCTGCCCTGGATCATGACTGGTGGCGGGCCGGCAAATGCAAGCCAGATCATGTCCACATATATCTATCAACAAAGCTTTGAATTTTTCAGCTGGGGCGTCGCGTCAGCCATGTCGGTGGTGAACCTGGTTATGTTGATGGTGATCGTAGCGCTGTATCTCTACGTCAACCGCAGGTCCTGGGCATCGGGAGCTGCATCATGA
- a CDS encoding sugar ABC transporter substrate-binding protein: MTYKLSRRKFLASTSAAVGAAALLPMTSAQAASGDLSVWKFGGTTAEVEEWAKRNEAFTGEQPDINLNYSYFNGQIRRQKLLAGFQTNRMADVVIAFGQDIPEFAGFGMIQPLDDIAGDRMAGWKDRIVPEVLASGMHEGKLYGLPTYVDMASFLAINVDMMKEAGFDRPPRTWSEVREYAKAMTKPDRPGIAFPATTAPVDINIFQGIAYANGGRVFDEESGKVTLNDAGMVDALQLYVDLIADGSTPQATSLTETFFRDTAQLFAQGRSAMWIGLSWLNTPWGTPEGLNWTGAPFPRPDTPSGAFPPVAAIMDPTAILMVSARAKNPEAAVEYIDFWSQNEQLKIWGGNPEIARIPAGKVAWSEQGLADAWPNWVESFNEGTLFEGAEPMPRFIGVSAVESALGTAIQEAVLGLKTPQEAMDDATTAAQAQIDLLRG; encoded by the coding sequence ATGACTTACAAGCTTAGCAGACGGAAATTTCTGGCCAGCACATCGGCGGCCGTGGGGGCTGCGGCTCTATTGCCTATGACATCCGCACAGGCTGCATCTGGAGACCTTTCGGTGTGGAAGTTTGGTGGAACCACCGCCGAGGTGGAGGAATGGGCCAAACGTAATGAAGCGTTCACAGGCGAGCAGCCCGATATCAACCTGAACTATTCCTATTTCAATGGTCAGATACGGCGACAAAAACTGCTCGCCGGGTTCCAGACCAACCGAATGGCCGATGTGGTTATCGCATTCGGGCAGGACATTCCAGAATTCGCCGGTTTCGGCATGATTCAGCCGCTTGACGATATTGCAGGCGATCGTATGGCCGGATGGAAAGATCGGATCGTGCCAGAGGTTCTGGCTTCTGGCATGCATGAAGGCAAGCTTTATGGTCTTCCGACCTATGTTGATATGGCCAGCTTCCTTGCAATCAACGTAGATATGATGAAAGAGGCCGGGTTTGATCGTCCGCCACGGACATGGTCGGAAGTGCGTGAATACGCCAAAGCCATGACCAAACCTGACCGTCCCGGTATCGCCTTTCCGGCGACAACGGCGCCCGTCGACATCAATATTTTCCAGGGCATTGCCTATGCCAATGGTGGCCGCGTGTTTGATGAAGAATCAGGCAAGGTGACGCTAAACGATGCCGGCATGGTCGATGCGCTGCAGCTTTATGTCGATCTTATCGCAGATGGGTCTACACCTCAGGCAACATCGCTGACGGAGACATTTTTCCGCGATACGGCCCAACTTTTTGCACAGGGCCGCTCGGCGATGTGGATCGGTCTTTCGTGGCTGAACACACCGTGGGGCACGCCTGAGGGTCTGAATTGGACAGGTGCACCGTTCCCGCGTCCGGACACGCCAAGTGGTGCTTTCCCGCCGGTTGCAGCGATTATGGATCCGACGGCCATTCTGATGGTCTCGGCACGCGCCAAAAATCCGGAAGCCGCGGTCGAGTACATTGATTTCTGGTCACAGAATGAGCAGCTCAAAATCTGGGGTGGTAACCCTGAAATCGCTCGCATACCGGCAGGCAAGGTCGCCTGGAGTGAGCAGGGGCTGGCGGACGCGTGGCCGAATTGGGTGGAGTCCTTCAATGAAGGTACGCTGTTTGAGGGGGCTGAACCAATGCCAAGGTTCATCGGCGTTTCAGCTGTCGAAAGTGCGCTTGGCACGGCGATCCAGGAGGCCGTTCTGGGACTGAAAACCCCGCAAGAGGCCATGGATGACGCCACGACTGCCGCTCAGGCGCAGATCGATTTGCTGCGCGGCTAA
- a CDS encoding LacI family DNA-binding transcriptional regulator, with translation MRTGKSKVTLKDVSKAAGLSLITVSRALRQPDTVHPDTREKIRKTIEDIGYVPNLVARALVSQKSDMVGVVVPVLYSSLFADFTQGAAGVMRANGLQMLLGVSDRATSNEEEAVRTFIARQADAIIVTGFTHTDACRKMLTNFNGPVVETWNLRDEAIDIVVGYDNFRAAAEMTRYLIGKGYREIVMVGGAFENNDQATDRHAGFVAAMHEAGREVRPDSIVAVPNPTTIESGAELIMSLLDRPVKPDAVFIQAELPAQGAMLACLSHGIRIPEDVAIASFGDLILSALLPVPLTTIKVRSSEIGKRTAEMVLKRLKGEHIEETVQDVGYDLVIRKSA, from the coding sequence ATGAGAACTGGCAAGTCCAAGGTCACCCTGAAAGACGTTTCCAAAGCCGCCGGGCTGTCGCTCATCACGGTGTCACGGGCGCTGCGTCAGCCGGACACCGTCCATCCGGATACCCGAGAAAAAATCCGCAAGACCATCGAGGACATCGGTTATGTGCCCAACCTGGTCGCGCGCGCATTGGTGTCGCAAAAGTCCGATATGGTCGGTGTGGTCGTGCCGGTCCTCTACAGTTCCCTTTTTGCCGATTTTACGCAGGGCGCAGCAGGTGTGATGCGGGCCAACGGGCTTCAGATGCTTCTCGGCGTCTCCGACCGCGCCACCAGCAATGAAGAAGAGGCTGTGCGGACTTTCATCGCCCGCCAGGCTGATGCGATCATTGTAACCGGGTTCACCCACACCGATGCGTGCCGAAAGATGCTGACCAATTTTAACGGCCCTGTTGTCGAAACCTGGAACCTGCGCGATGAAGCCATCGACATTGTCGTGGGATATGACAACTTCCGCGCTGCCGCTGAAATGACCCGCTATCTGATCGGCAAAGGCTATCGTGAGATCGTCATGGTGGGCGGCGCATTTGAAAACAACGATCAGGCAACCGACCGCCACGCCGGTTTCGTGGCCGCGATGCACGAAGCCGGGCGTGAGGTAAGGCCCGACAGTATCGTCGCCGTTCCCAACCCCACCACCATTGAAAGCGGGGCGGAGTTGATCATGTCGCTGCTGGATCGTCCCGTGAAACCTGACGCGGTTTTCATTCAGGCGGAACTGCCTGCACAAGGCGCTATGCTCGCTTGCCTCTCCCATGGCATCCGCATTCCCGAAGATGTCGCGATAGCAAGTTTTGGAGATCTTATCCTGTCCGCTTTGCTTCCGGTGCCACTGACCACAATCAAGGTACGCTCCTCCGAGATCGGCAAGCGCACAGCAGAAATGGTTCTCAAACGCCTTAAGGGCGAACACATCGAAGAAACCGTCCAGGATGTCGGATACGATCTCGTAATCAGGAAAAGTGCATGA
- a CDS encoding Gfo/Idh/MocA family protein, protein MTLKAAVVGAGHFAYRMHIPVLAGRDEVTLDSVCRLGSKELALIRDEFGFAFATESWQDILSRDIDIAVISSPHHLHYEQAKAFLEKGCHVLVEKPMTLDPAQAWDLVATAERAGRQLLVAYGWNYKPGLERMRDMVSRIGNIEHVVCHMASFTRAIFTGGALGQWSHVAIQPERSTWEAPDSGGGFAHGQLSHALGLLYWLTDLRAASVRSILGNAPSGIDLHDAATVRFEGGATGVLSGSCGIPTGHGFEVDIRIFGSEGSVLLDIETQRLVLKLPNSKTETADPAPGAWKYSCEGPASMLVDIALGRGMNHSPGHVGARAVETLHALVASGRENGTEHQITSTHQKAEIA, encoded by the coding sequence ATGACTTTGAAAGCTGCTGTTGTTGGTGCCGGCCATTTTGCCTATCGAATGCATATACCCGTCCTTGCTGGTCGAGATGAAGTGACACTCGACAGTGTCTGCCGGCTTGGATCAAAGGAGCTTGCACTCATACGCGATGAGTTCGGCTTCGCCTTTGCCACCGAAAGCTGGCAGGATATTCTGTCCCGTGACATCGACATTGCGGTCATTTCATCACCCCACCATCTGCATTATGAGCAGGCCAAGGCCTTTCTGGAAAAGGGCTGTCACGTGCTGGTCGAAAAGCCGATGACGCTGGATCCGGCGCAGGCCTGGGATCTCGTTGCCACAGCCGAACGCGCCGGGCGTCAGTTGCTGGTCGCCTATGGCTGGAACTACAAGCCGGGGCTTGAGAGGATGCGCGACATGGTTTCCCGGATCGGGAACATTGAGCATGTGGTGTGTCACATGGCGTCGTTCACCCGCGCAATATTTACCGGCGGCGCGCTGGGACAATGGTCACATGTAGCGATCCAGCCCGAGCGGTCCACATGGGAAGCCCCCGACAGCGGCGGCGGATTTGCCCACGGCCAGTTAAGCCATGCCCTTGGCCTTCTTTACTGGCTGACAGACCTGCGCGCAGCCTCGGTGCGCTCCATCCTTGGAAACGCCCCTTCGGGAATAGACTTGCATGATGCAGCCACCGTGCGGTTCGAAGGCGGCGCGACGGGTGTTTTGTCAGGAAGCTGCGGCATACCAACAGGACACGGCTTCGAGGTTGATATCCGTATTTTCGGGTCGGAAGGCTCTGTCCTGCTGGATATCGAAACACAGCGACTGGTGCTAAAATTGCCCAACAGCAAAACCGAGACTGCAGATCCAGCGCCGGGCGCCTGGAAATATAGCTGCGAAGGGCCTGCAAGCATGCTTGTCGACATCGCACTTGGACGCGGCATGAATCATAGCCCGGGCCATGTCGGCGCAAGGGCCGTGGAAACGCTCCATGCGCTGGTTGCTTCAGGGCGAGAAAACGGCACGGAACACCAAATTACAAGCACCCATCAAAAGGCAGAAATCGCATGA
- a CDS encoding sulfatase-like hydrolase/transferase produces the protein MTPLPDEQPDIILVMSDEHSPRFSSVYGHPIVRTPNMERLAEDGMTFDAAYCASPICVPSRMAFMTGRYPTRTETWDNGTPLRSDIPTFAHVMQLAGYETVLIGKMHFIGTDQLHGFSKRLVDDSRVCGTWIETNDWNEPDLPRPKARQRLLNAGAGRTAHIEQDEEVLSAALNYLNTLPPRSQRSPIFLCVSFNAPHFPLRAPKHFDSYWPDNVDLPDITQAELDNQHPFHKRLRGYFDLNNVDADSTARARASFYALVTWFDELLGQLIDTIDTAPGLSQSPPLLAYVSDHGDMAGEHGLWWKCNFFEDSVRVPMIVRWPGQIEPGQRAATPVSLMDLSVTIAHLAGPSKEADIFFDQADGCDMRPWFDGGQDPDRAIMSEYCGHAAALPIRMIRQSHWKYVYYHGEPDELYNLASDPGEKSNLAEEGKFAETVRRLKKQVLDGWDADAIDRRVRIHQKERALISSVEGRGVFE, from the coding sequence TTGACACCCCTGCCCGACGAGCAGCCCGACATCATCCTGGTAATGTCGGATGAGCATTCCCCGCGCTTTTCGTCTGTCTACGGTCACCCGATCGTACGCACGCCGAATATGGAGCGGCTTGCAGAAGATGGCATGACCTTCGACGCTGCTTACTGCGCATCGCCGATCTGCGTTCCCTCCCGCATGGCATTCATGACAGGGCGCTATCCGACCCGCACGGAAACATGGGACAACGGCACGCCCCTTCGCAGCGATATTCCAACCTTTGCACATGTGATGCAGCTGGCAGGTTATGAAACTGTTCTGATCGGCAAGATGCATTTCATTGGCACTGATCAGTTGCACGGTTTCTCCAAGCGGCTGGTCGATGACAGCAGGGTCTGTGGAACATGGATCGAAACAAACGACTGGAACGAACCCGATTTGCCCCGCCCCAAAGCACGGCAAAGGCTCCTGAACGCTGGCGCGGGCCGCACTGCGCATATTGAACAGGACGAGGAGGTGTTGAGCGCCGCTCTGAATTATCTCAACACGCTTCCGCCACGCTCACAGCGGAGCCCCATTTTTCTCTGTGTTTCGTTCAATGCGCCACATTTCCCACTTCGTGCGCCAAAGCACTTCGACAGCTATTGGCCAGACAATGTGGATCTTCCGGATATCACCCAGGCCGAACTCGATAATCAGCACCCGTTTCACAAACGTCTTCGCGGATATTTCGATCTGAACAATGTTGATGCTGACAGCACAGCTCGGGCGCGCGCTTCGTTTTATGCACTCGTGACATGGTTCGACGAGTTGCTTGGTCAGCTAATCGACACCATCGACACAGCACCAGGGCTGTCCCAATCTCCTCCTCTTCTGGCCTACGTATCAGACCATGGAGATATGGCCGGAGAGCATGGGCTTTGGTGGAAATGCAATTTCTTCGAAGACTCGGTTCGTGTGCCCATGATCGTGCGATGGCCGGGACAGATCGAACCGGGGCAACGCGCGGCAACACCGGTGTCACTGATGGATTTGAGTGTGACAATCGCCCACCTCGCTGGCCCATCAAAAGAGGCGGATATCTTCTTTGATCAGGCTGATGGCTGCGACATGCGCCCATGGTTTGATGGCGGGCAAGACCCGGATCGAGCAATCATGTCAGAGTATTGTGGCCATGCCGCCGCGCTGCCAATACGAATGATCCGGCAGAGTCATTGGAAATACGTCTACTATCATGGCGAGCCAGACGAGCTTTATAATCTGGCCAGTGATCCCGGCGAGAAAAGCAATTTGGCCGAAGAGGGCAAATTCGCAGAAACAGTCAGGAGACTGAAAAAGCAGGTGCTTGATGGCTGGGACGCAGATGCCATTGACCGACGGGTGCGGATTCACCAGAAGGAACGCGCCTTGATCTCATCAGTCGAAGGTCGCGGTGTGTTCGAGTGA
- a CDS encoding amidohydrolase, translated as MTVDLSQVEIVDAHHHLWELGRFPYLWLAPNAPPARFGDHTSIKRNYLPAEYRADFAGFNLRGSVHVQANCGANDPVAETKWLQSLSQRTGTPNAIVAEVDLCRTDAPQLIARHAASPLLRGVRAMVAWDADGRWRFADRPGILLDPAFRRGTQALIECNLSLDLVVVPSQLTEVADLASAMPDLRIVINHLGQPESGADESGQAGNEDIWYRGIEKLKPHENVFIKASGLWIIDKSWRPDRLRPFVTHVLATFGAHRVMYGSNLPVEKVNTPAAVQIRILAEILADFPIDDLQKILSDTAKEFYRI; from the coding sequence GTGACCGTCGATCTCTCTCAGGTTGAGATTGTTGATGCCCATCATCATCTCTGGGAATTGGGCCGTTTCCCATATCTCTGGCTTGCGCCGAACGCACCACCGGCCCGTTTCGGCGATCATACCTCGATCAAGCGGAATTACCTCCCAGCGGAATATCGAGCGGATTTTGCCGGATTTAACCTGCGGGGCAGCGTTCACGTGCAAGCGAATTGCGGGGCCAATGATCCGGTTGCTGAGACAAAATGGCTGCAATCGCTTTCCCAAAGAACCGGCACGCCGAACGCGATCGTCGCCGAAGTTGATCTTTGCAGAACTGATGCGCCTCAACTGATTGCACGCCATGCAGCATCTCCCCTGTTGCGCGGCGTGCGCGCCATGGTCGCATGGGATGCTGACGGACGCTGGCGCTTTGCAGATCGCCCCGGAATTCTGCTGGACCCAGCGTTTCGGCGTGGCACGCAGGCGCTTATCGAATGCAATCTGAGCCTCGACCTCGTGGTTGTACCCAGCCAACTAACCGAAGTTGCAGACTTGGCCTCAGCAATGCCGGATCTGCGTATTGTGATTAATCATCTGGGGCAGCCAGAATCCGGCGCAGACGAGTCCGGCCAAGCAGGCAATGAAGACATTTGGTACCGGGGTATTGAAAAACTGAAGCCTCACGAAAATGTCTTCATCAAAGCGTCTGGCCTCTGGATAATAGACAAAAGCTGGCGACCGGATCGGCTGCGCCCTTTCGTGACCCACGTCCTAGCTACTTTTGGCGCTCACCGGGTCATGTACGGCTCCAACCTGCCCGTTGAAAAGGTCAACACCCCTGCTGCAGTTCAAATCAGGATATTGGCCGAGATTCTTGCTGATTTCCCAATCGATGATCTGCAAAAAATCTTGTCAGACACGGCAAAAGAATTCTATCGGATTTAG
- a CDS encoding asparaginase yields the protein MSKRVVFIATGGTLSCIGKDSHDLLDYTETDRKLDARQIVEKIGSVDPDIEVDAHDFRSVDSTEISPGDWFDLAMLCNEFAASPKNYDGIVIGHGTGSLEETAFALSLVLDLKIPVIVTGAMRPSNGMSSDGDRNVASSIRASASNTTRGLGVVALLNDEIHTAKTVTKTHSLSVNAFQSPGQGPIGHMVGNDVKLHTEIPVSRTIFNIDCLKNWPRIDITYSYAGADGAAIKAYVEAGAAGIIAAGFAPGMATPAEIQALKQAVLQGVTVIMAHRAAAGPATNSAAHRRNGFIPGGLFSPLKARILLGLSLANGDQPETIRQTFSV from the coding sequence ATGAGCAAACGCGTTGTTTTTATTGCCACGGGCGGAACGCTCTCATGCATCGGCAAGGATTCGCACGACCTGTTGGACTACACGGAAACCGATAGAAAACTCGACGCACGGCAGATCGTTGAAAAAATTGGTTCCGTCGATCCAGATATTGAAGTCGACGCGCACGATTTTCGATCAGTGGACAGCACCGAAATCTCGCCCGGTGATTGGTTTGACTTGGCAATGCTTTGTAACGAATTCGCCGCGTCACCAAAGAATTATGATGGCATTGTTATCGGGCATGGAACCGGCAGTTTGGAAGAAACGGCCTTCGCACTCTCACTGGTTCTCGATCTCAAAATCCCGGTCATTGTCACAGGAGCCATGCGCCCATCCAATGGCATGTCGTCGGATGGGGATCGCAATGTCGCATCGTCCATTCGTGCATCTGCATCCAACACAACGCGTGGACTAGGTGTTGTCGCTCTTTTGAACGATGAAATTCATACAGCAAAAACCGTCACAAAAACTCACAGCCTGTCAGTCAACGCGTTTCAAAGCCCCGGCCAGGGTCCCATTGGTCACATGGTCGGAAACGACGTAAAGCTGCACACCGAAATCCCGGTCAGCAGAACAATATTCAACATCGATTGCCTGAAAAACTGGCCACGCATTGATATCACCTACAGCTACGCTGGTGCCGATGGAGCCGCCATCAAGGCCTATGTCGAAGCTGGAGCTGCCGGCATTATCGCTGCTGGCTTTGCACCCGGAATGGCAACGCCCGCTGAAATTCAAGCCCTCAAACAGGCAGTTTTGCAGGGAGTGACAGTCATCATGGCCCATCGCGCTGCCGCTGGACCCGCCACCAATTCCGCAGCACATCGCCGAAATGGTTTCATTCCCGGAGGACTATTTTCGCCTCTAAAAGCTCGAATTCTTCTTGGCCTCAGCCTGGCAAATGGAGATCAACCGGAAACCATTCGGCAGACCTTCAGTGTCTGA
- a CDS encoding sulfotransferase family 2 domain-containing protein: MLKLPLKLIDSLKVRSAHRGAIKRLDGRVANKFALRKFVLNTEFGLCYNRIQKNANSTTVILMDSISGGNRDAKISGGNRDAKRAKIAVPSIGDLGRADISRLHEFRYFVVVRNPYSRVLSAFLDKFSREKYKRRHREFSLDSAGFHEFVRWLDKGGLSKNSHWDLQQKQMCFEVNGYDTVISFEDYNAEIRDFLVRSGVPADRISLDDSTAKGMHHKTSASDRLHQFYNADTQSIVKRCFMSDFLNLGYDPDRLD; encoded by the coding sequence ATGTTAAAACTCCCGCTTAAACTCATTGACAGTCTGAAGGTCCGCTCGGCGCATCGCGGGGCGATAAAGCGCCTCGACGGCAGGGTCGCCAATAAATTTGCGCTGCGCAAGTTCGTCTTAAATACGGAGTTTGGCCTTTGCTACAACCGCATCCAGAAGAACGCCAATTCAACCACGGTTATTTTGATGGACAGTATCAGCGGCGGCAATCGCGATGCCAAGATCAGCGGCGGCAACCGTGATGCCAAGCGGGCAAAAATAGCGGTTCCGTCAATCGGAGATCTTGGTCGGGCGGATATTTCCAGGCTTCATGAGTTCAGGTATTTCGTGGTCGTTCGCAATCCGTATTCAAGGGTTCTGTCCGCATTCCTTGATAAGTTCTCCAGAGAAAAATACAAAAGAAGACATCGCGAGTTCAGCCTTGACTCGGCTGGTTTTCATGAGTTCGTGCGCTGGTTGGATAAAGGCGGACTATCAAAGAACAGCCATTGGGATTTGCAGCAAAAGCAGATGTGTTTTGAGGTCAACGGTTACGACACTGTTATCAGTTTTGAAGACTACAACGCCGAAATTCGTGACTTTCTGGTGCGCTCTGGTGTGCCGGCGGACAGGATCAGCCTTGACGATTCTACAGCCAAGGGAATGCATCACAAAACCAGTGCATCTGACCGACTACACCAGTTCTATAACGCTGACACACAAAGCATCGTCAAGCGCTGCTTTATGAGCGACTTTTTGAACCTTGGTTACGATCCAGATCGGCTCGACTAA
- a CDS encoding SIMPL domain-containing protein, with product MRLFPAFATLAIATVLAIAPYTLRAEDKIPTLSLTGTGSVSGSPDMAIITIGTVSEAEDAVAALEKNTASTTAFIDALKAAGIEGKDLQTSNFSVEPNIVYPSSKSSTRPNRPAIVGYTVRNMVTVRIRDLKLIGNVLNEAVTLGANSISGPRFAVDEPAALEAEARRMAMTAALAKAQDYADAAGIALGPIQMISEQGGFQPRPEAMMMSRSAADSSPVPVEAGEVSYSATVSVEWALKQ from the coding sequence ATGCGGCTTTTCCCGGCTTTTGCCACATTGGCCATAGCAACCGTTCTGGCCATAGCGCCTTATACTCTAAGGGCAGAAGACAAAATCCCCACCTTGTCTTTGACCGGCACGGGCTCGGTTTCTGGAAGCCCGGACATGGCGATTATTACCATCGGCACAGTGAGTGAAGCAGAAGACGCTGTCGCCGCGCTGGAAAAAAACACGGCCAGTACCACAGCTTTCATCGATGCATTGAAAGCCGCCGGAATTGAAGGCAAGGATCTGCAAACCAGCAATTTTTCCGTTGAACCGAACATCGTCTACCCCAGCAGCAAATCCAGCACGCGGCCAAATCGACCTGCGATTGTCGGCTATACGGTCCGAAACATGGTTACCGTGCGCATCCGCGATCTGAAACTCATCGGCAATGTGCTGAACGAGGCAGTCACCCTTGGCGCCAATTCCATCAGCGGTCCACGCTTTGCTGTAGACGAACCGGCAGCACTGGAAGCTGAAGCCCGCCGTATGGCCATGACAGCCGCCCTCGCCAAAGCACAGGATTATGCAGATGCGGCAGGCATCGCCCTTGGTCCCATTCAAATGATCAGCGAACAGGGAGGCTTTCAACCCCGTCCCGAGGCCATGATGATGTCACGCAGCGCCGCCGACAGTTCACCGGTTCCAGTGGAGGCAGGTGAAGTCAGCTACAGCGCGACCGTGTCAGTAGAATGGGCGCTGAAGCAATAA
- a CDS encoding acyl-CoA thioesterase produces the protein MSETSAEPRGTLTVRTMAMPADTNANGDIFGGWVMSRMDQAGGMAGVERAMGRVVTVSVESMNFIQPMKVGDVLCVYCDIDKVGRTSMKIHVEAFAKRFLTGERHKVTDATFTFVAIDEDGKPRPLPELVATD, from the coding sequence ATGAGCGAAACATCTGCAGAACCGCGCGGTACATTAACGGTGCGCACGATGGCGATGCCCGCAGACACAAACGCCAATGGAGATATTTTTGGCGGCTGGGTCATGTCACGGATGGATCAGGCGGGTGGTATGGCGGGAGTGGAACGCGCCATGGGGCGGGTGGTCACCGTGTCGGTCGAAAGCATGAATTTCATTCAGCCAATGAAGGTCGGGGATGTGCTGTGCGTTTATTGTGACATTGACAAGGTGGGGCGAACCTCCATGAAGATCCATGTCGAGGCATTTGCAAAGCGCTTTCTTACGGGCGAGCGCCATAAGGTCACTGATGCGACCTTTACGTTCGTCGCTATCGACGAAGACGGGAAGCCTCGGCCGTTGCCTGAGCTGGTAGCAACTGATTGA